The Quercus robur chromosome 7, dhQueRobu3.1, whole genome shotgun sequence genome has a segment encoding these proteins:
- the LOC126691356 gene encoding uncharacterized protein LOC126691356 — MLSVEMKIKWICPTAPTWPVRLIGGFPCTAWFDVGNFSEDAPDDLEGLDASAAHVANLLSVEPADVKLGVGGFSMGAATALYSAICLVSGNYGNGNLYPVNLSAIVGLSGWLPCSRNLRNRMEGSHEAARRAASLPIFLCHGLDDDVVVLVI, encoded by the exons ATGTTATCAGTTGAGATGAAG ATAAAATGGATTTGCCCCACTGCTCCTACTTGGCCAGTACGATTAATTGGTGGATTTCCTTGCACTGCTT GGTTTGACGTAGGAAATTTTTCAGAAGACGCCCCTGATGATTTGGAGGGATTAGATGCTTCAGCAGCACATGTTGCCAACCTATTGTCAGTAGAGCCTGCTGATG TCAAACTTGGTGTTGGGGGCTTCAGTATGGGTGCTGCAACTGCACTCTATTCTGCTATATGCCTTGTTTCAGGAAATTATGGGAATGGGAACCTTTATCCTGTCAATCTAAGCGCAATTGTTGGTCTAAGTGGCTGGCTCCCATGTTCAAG GAACTTGAGGAACCGAATGGAGGGATCACATGAGGCAGCAAGGCGTGCAGCATCATTACCCATTTTTCTCTGCCATGGCCT tgatgatgatgttgttgtGTTGGTTATTTGA